TTAGCCGTTCTACCAACCTCATCCATCGAGCCAACGTCTGCTCGCAGACTAAAGTTACCGGTACGCATAATATTATCGGTTGTTTGTTGAACTTTTTGTAACGGTTTAATGACCATACGTCCAATCGCGACAACTAAAGCAAAGGTAAGGAAAAATATACCTAATAACACGCCTATCAATGACATCCAAGCAGCATTCATTGCTTTTTCAATTGGCCCTAAATAAACCGATTTATCCATAACAAACATATGGCGACCAAAAACTAAGCCTTCCTCATCATAAGCAGGTAAATCAATAAAAACCTTTCCACCACCTAAATAAAGAGCTCTCTTTTCGCCATCAACTGGCTTAAAGAATTTCGTTACTTTTTCAACTATCGCTTCATCAAACCAACGGTTACTCGCTAAAATATAATTTTCGCTAACCGGTTTATTATTATCTACGTTCGGCATATCACCATACTTTTCTGCAATATAACGTTTATCTGCCATTAACACGTAATCAATATCTAAATTATTTCTAAAATCTTTTGTAACTGAACCTAGGCCTTGTAACAGCGAGATCATCCCCATAAACTCACCATCATCCATCACTGGTGAAATCGCAACAACACCCACACCTTTTGCGCCCACACCAAGCGCACCAAACGCTTGTTTTTCTTTCATCGCACGTCTTACTAACGGACTATTTGAAGCATCTTGACCATAACTTTCAAGATCCCACGATCGCACTAACATACGACCATCAGCTGTGAATAATATAGTGCCTATGTTTTTAAAAGGGGATTTAGAACGAAAACCTTCACGCACTTCGGCAAACAATGGAAGAACCGACTCTCGATCTTCAACATACAAAGCTTCAATCACATTTTTTTGTAAGGTCATTGCAGTTGCACCCATAATGCCGCTTTGTACTTTTAATTCCATCGCCGCATCAACATGAACTTTCATTTCTTTCAAAAGATTTTGTTCAATGTCTTTTTTAACCGGTTTGACAGAGGTGAAATACATCATAGAACCAACTAGAAGTGCGACAATCACACCTACTGTAGAAGCAATTCCGATGACTTTAAGATTGAGTGATGATGAACGATTCGACATAATTAAACCCCTTAAAAGCGAATAGTAAAATTATTATACATGTAGAAATACAACTTAATCGAACTTTTGCATTAAGCACTCTCACCAAAGTTATTGATATACAATAAAAAACACTTACTATAACGTGCTAACCCGTTTACTTTAAGCGTCTTAAATTACTTAAACTAAACCCTGGTTAAATCCCCTAACTCTGTTTCTAATTTACGTTCGTTAACGCCTGCGGGCTGACTATATTTACCGAGCCATTGATAAACAACAGGAATAACAAACAAGGTGAATAAGGTGGCTAACGAAACCCCCCACAACAATACAATACCTATCACATAACGGGTTTCTGCACCGGCACCAGAAGAAATAACCAGAGGAACCGCCCCCACTACCGTTGTAATCGCGGTCATCAATATGGGGCGTAAACGTAGGCAAGCCGCTTCGAACAAGGCCTCGGAAAAAGCTTGGCCTTTATCTCTTAATTGGTTAGCGAATTCAACGATTAACACCCCGTTTTTGGTTGATAGCCCAACCAGCATCACTAGTCCAATTTGAGTGTAAATATTTAAACTCAATCCATGCAACCATAAACCCCACAGACCACCGGCCACAGCTAAGGGTACGGTAAACATAATAATAAATGGGCTAATAAAGCTCTCAAACTGTGCCGCTAATACTAAAAACACCACAACCATTCCCAACAAAAATACAAACAGCACCGCATTTCCTGAAGTTTGAAACTCACGTGATTGACCTTTGTAGTCAATCATAGCGTCATTCGGCAAATGAGTTCTCGCCAGGTTTTCTAAGTGGCTTAAGGCTTCACCCAGTGTGTAGTCGCCTACCAAATTGGCTTCAATCGTAATCGCTCGCATCCGGTTATAACGATTTAAAGATCCTGAATCCGCAAACTCCTCAATACTCACGAGGCTCGCTAATGAAATTAATTCTTGAGTCGTGTTTGATCGCACATAAATATTATCTAAACTCTTTGGCGTTCTAAAATCGGCACGCTCAGCTTCTAAAATAATATCGTATTCCTCACCCTGCTCTACAAAGGTAGTCACCTTACGAGAACCTAGCAGAGTTTGTAACGTTCGACCGATATCCAAAGTTGTCACACCTAAATCAGCAGCGCGTTCATAATCGATTTGGACGCGTAACTGAGGTTTGGTCTCTTTATAATCTGAGTCAATTCCTTCTAAGCCCGGGTTATTTTCTTGCAACTTATCCAGCATAATATTTCGCCATTCGGCTAACTGTTCATAGCTACCACCACCTATCACGAATTGCACTGGCTTCTGTACACGCCCGCCAATACCTTGCCTCATCACCGGAAACGCTCGAACCCCCGGTAAATCAGCCAGTTTTTGGCGCACACCCTGCATGATTTCAAAAGCCGAACGTCGCTCCGACCAATCATTCAAAACCAGAATGGCAATACCTGTATTGAATACTTGGGTACTGCTAAACCCACGTGGTGAACGAACTAACAAACGATTGACTTCGCCTGAATCGACTAATGGCATCAATCGAGCTTCGATTTCATTAATATAATCCTTCATGTAATCATGTGTCGCGCCCTCAGGCCCTGAAATCAGTACAAAGAAAGCCCCTCGATCTTCTTTGGGCGCATATTCTTGAGGCAGGTTTTGCATTAGAAAATAAGACGCATACAGGGTCGCGCCAAAAATTCCGGCAATTAGCCATGGCCAACGTAGAGCAAACGTTAAAGCAGGACGGTAAAGTCGGATCCAAATATTAGGGCTTTGCGAAACATGTTCGGCATCAAAGTCGATATGTGAAGGATTTGATTTACCTGGCTTTAATAATTTAGATGCTAAAGCAGGAGACAAAGTTAAGGCGACCCAGCTTGAAAATAAAACGGCCACCGCTAGCGTAATCGCAAACTCGCTAAATAGCCGCCCCAAGTTGCCCTCAAGAAAACTGATTGGAACAAATACGGCGACCAATACCAAAGTCGTCGCGACAACCGCAAAACCAACTTGGCGTGTGCCTACAAAAGCGGCGCTTAGAGGTGAATACCCCTTCTCAATATGACGTTGTACATTTTCAAGTACTACGATCGCATCATCCACCACTAAGCCGATGGCTAATACTAAAGCCAACAAAGTTAAGATGTTGATTGAAAAGCCTAGCATCCACAACACCCAAAAAGTAGCTATCAATGAAACGGGAACTGTCACCAACGGAATAATGGCCACACGCACACTGCGTAAAAAGGCAAAGATAACCAACATCACCAAGCCAATTGCAATCGCTAGGGTTTTATAGACTTCAGTTATTGCACTTTTCACAAATACTGAACTGTCATAACTGGGCTTAATCGCCATACCATCGGGTAGAATCTTGTTTAATCTTATCACTTCTGCCTTAGCGACTTCGGCTACCGTTAAGATGTTGGCGGTCGATTGTTTAATAATCCCTAAGCCCACCATAGGTAACTCGTTACCTCTAAATAGGTTACGATTTTCAATCGCGCCTTTCTCGATTCTAGCAATGTCACCGAGTCTCACTAGGTTCATGCCATCGCCTTGTACGACCACCAAACGTTCAAAATCTTCGGCTGAAACGAGTTGACGATCAACACGGACACTAAACGACATCTCCTTCATCGTCACCATACCAGCCGGCAACTCGACATTAGATTGCTGCAACGCTTGCTCTACATCGGCTACGGTTAGACCGCGTGATGTCATGGCATCCGAGTCCAGCCACAAGCGCATAGCGTATTCTTGACCGCCACCAATTCGTACACGTGCCACACCATCCAGCACCGAAAAACGATCAACTAAATAACGGTTTGCATAGTCGGTTAACTGAGGCACGGTCATATTATCGGCTGTCAGGTTAAACCACATAATGACGTCGTCATCACCATCGACCTTCTCAACTTCTGGTGGATCCGCTTCGATTGGCAATTCTCTGGCCAATCTGGATACGCGGTCACGCACATCATTGGCGGCGGCATCGATATCTCGATTAATATCAAACTCAATCGTAATCTTTGAGCGGCCATCCGATGAGGTGGATTGGATGTATTGAATTCCCTCTACACCGGCAATCCTGTCTTCAATGATTTTAGTGATACGAGATTCGATGACAGCCGCAGACGCGCCCGCATAAGTCGTGGTTATAGATACAATGGGCGGATCAATATTTGGGTATTCGCGGAGCGATAAACGATCAAACGCCACCAAACCAAAGGCGACTAACAACAGTGACATAACCGCAGCCAGTACCGGACGCTTTACGGACACATCGGACAACATCATAATGAAGTATCCTCATCCATTTTGGATTGTACTGGGAGTTTATCCATAGCTTTAACAACTTGCCCGGGACGAACACGTAAAGCGCCTTCGCTGACAATTTTATCGCCGAGTTTTAATCCTCTTTTCACTTCCACCAGGCCTGGTTGTCTTAAACCTAGCGTTACTTTTATTCGGTTAACTTTGTAAAGTCCATCCGACTCTGGTTTTAATTGATACACATAATGATGCTCTGCGATTGGTACGATTGCCGTTTCAGGCACAAGCAAAACCGAGCGTGGTTTTTGTTGAAGTTCAACATTCATTAACATGCCAGGTACCAAACGGTTATCTGGATTACTTAACTTGGCTCGAACAGGGATACTCCGAGTCCGAATATCCACCGTAGGTAAAATAGTCTCTATTTGTGCAATAAACTCCTGATCCGCGTAAGCATCTGTTTTGGCAAGCACCTTATCCCCTACCTTTAATTCGGTTAAAAACCGACTTGGCACGCTAAAATCTAGTTTCATTTCAGTCAAGTCTTGCAACTTGGTAACCAGAGTTCCAGGCGTTAATAATGCACCTTCACTAATCTGGCGGATACTGACACGACCGGAAAACGGCGCACTCAACTTTAACTTCTCTAGTCTAGCTTGCAATACGGTTTCTTTCGCGCGCGCCAAATCCCATTCACGCTTGTACTCATCTAAGGTTGACTGGGCAATATCACCACGTTTGTACAAGGGTAGATAACGATCATAAAGCTGCTTAGCGTTATCGGTGGCAATTTTGAGCTCATCCAGCGTTGCACGCTCTTCGGCACTTTTTAGCTGCACCAACAACTGACCCTTTTTAACAAAGTCACCATCATTAAAATGAATAGAGTCTACTTTTTCAGTAACAGTTGAACTAATCTCAACTGATTCACTGGCCTTCAAATCCCCTAAGGCTTGAATATTTTCAATAATTTGTTGCTCAAATACCTCAGCGGATAATACCGACTGTGGCTGTTTAGCTTGCGAAACCAACCCATAAGTCGCGAGTAAAAACCCAATCAATGAACTCGTAAAAATTAGCCGCATACTTTTAAATCTCATATTGTTATCATGTTGTACGAATTGTATTTTTTGTTCATCATAATAGGCGGTATTCACAAAACTGAGAATTAAATGTGAATACCAAAAACCACGCTAAAAGCCGTGTTCTCAAACGATTACAATAACTGTTTTTTATTCTTGTCATTTTATACACATCCTATACAATAAAGTAACTTTTTAGCAAAATAAGAGATCGCTATGTTTTATCACAACAATACTCACTACCAGCACGGAGATGAAGCGGCAACCGGCGTTTTAATTACCAACCTAGGTACACCGGATGCCCCAACTAAACAAGCGTTAAAGCCTTATTTAAAAGAATTTTTATGGGATCCACGCGTGGTTGAACCGCCACCCGCACGCTGGTTATGGTGGTTAATTTTAAATGGGATTATTTTGAACACTCGTCCAGCCAAATCGGCTGAAGCTTATGCTGAAGTTTGGGGGTCAGAAGGTCCAGGCTCTCCGTTGCTTGATATTACACAGCGCCAGTTGGATGGCATCAGTGAACAACTTCGGCCCCATTTTAAAGGCAAGGTCGTATTCGAATTGGCGATGCGTTATGGCAACCCTTCCGTTGAATCAGCACTTAAAAAACTTGAAGCGCAAGGGGTTCAACGTTTAATTGTCATGCCACTTTATCCTCAATATGCGGGTGCCACAACGGCTTCGACATTTGATAAAGTTACCGAAGTCTTGCGCGGTTGGCGCTGGTTGCCCGAACTTCGTTTTATAAACCATTATCATCGTCACCCTGGCTATATCAAAGCGCTGGCCAACTCGATTCGTGAACATCAAGCCGAACACGGCAAACCAGATTTACTCGTCATGTCTTACCATGGCGTACCAAAACGTTATCTAGACAATGGCGACCCTTATCACTGCGAATGCCATGTTACGTCTCGCTTAGTGGCTGAAGAATTAGGACTAAGCAAAGACGAATACCGGGTCACTTTCCAATCGTTATTTGGCAAAGAAGAATGGATCAAACCTTATACGGATGCCACTATGAAAGCGTTACCCGGTGAAGGTGTTAAGCACGTACAGGTTATCTGCCCCGGTTTTTCAGCAGATTGTTTGGAAACCATCGAAGAAATTGACGGGGAAAACCGTGAATACTTTGAGCACGCTGGTGGCGAGAAGTTCAGCTACATCAAAGCACTCAATAGTCGCCAAGATCACACCGAAGCGCTTTCCGATATCATCCTACAACATACTCAGGGTTGGTATGAACGCGATGGCTTCGACGCCGAGCAAGATGCAGCCGAACGTGAAAAGGTGAAAGCCAATGCACGCGCGATGGGTTGCCCATTTTAAATAGAGCTTGAATAGGCCTTTAGTAAAGTTACTTTACTAAAGGCCTCGTTTCACATTACCCCTTGAACCGACAAAATCAAAACCAAATAACGTCCGCCTTTTGCCAAGCTTACCAAAGCTAGAAATACCCAGAATGATTCTCGCATAACCCCCGCCACCAAAGTCAATGGATCACCCACCACTGGCATCCAACTTAACAACAAAGACCAACGACCGTAACGATGGTAGAAAACCTGCGCCTTAAGTAATCTAGCTTCGTTAACTGGAAACCAAGATTTATCATGAAAGTGGACTACATAGACACCTAACCACCAATTGATAATTGAGCCTAATACATTGCCGACGGTAGCTACCAGCCACAATAGAGCCCAGCTATAATGGTCAGTCAATAGCAAACTCACCAGCACCGCTTCCGACTGCAATGGCAACAAACTCGCAGCAATCAAGGCACTTAAAAATAAACCTGAATAACTGGCCAATTCAATCATTTCAATGAGACTTCATGTGAATTTACTCAGGTTTTCGCTGGGCATTAAAATGATCCAATAGGTGTTTTATCTGCAATTTACAACAGCCGTTACCGTCAGATGCATAGGTTTGTGCGCAAACTTTTTCACGTGTATCAGCTCCTAACACAATAGCTTCAATGACTTTAATTTTAGGCACTTGATTACACACACAAAGGTTTTCTTCCATATCTCGCTTGAGGATTTCCGGCAAACCTGCAATGGCCTCATCTAACATACTGTTTTCCTATAACTTAGGGCTCCACCCATAAAAAAACCCAGCCAAAGCTGGGTTTTTCTGAGTAAAACTAATCTGTAAAAATTAGTTTTTATCTTTATCAACGATTTTGTTGGCTTGAATCCAAGGCATCATTGAACGCAACTTATCACCCACTACTTCGATCGGGTGCTCCGCGTTGATACGACGCATAGCGGTCATTTCTGGGTAGTTGGTCATGCCTTCAAGAATGAAGCGTTTAGCGTATTCACCGCTTTGGATGTTATACAAAGCTTCGCGCATCGCCATACGGCTTTCTTCGTTAATAACTTGTGGGCCAGTTACATACTCACCATACTCGGCATTGTTCGAGATAGAGTAGTTCATGTTAGCGATACCACCTTCGTACATTAGGTCAACGATCAACTTCAATTCGTGTAAACATTCGAAGTACGCCATTTCTGGTGCATAACCGGCTTCAACCAAAGTTTCAAAGCCCATTTTAACTAATTCTACTGCACCACCACAAAGTACGGCTTGCTCACCGAATAAATCGGTTTCACACTCTTCACGGAAGCTGGTTTCGATAATACCAGTACGACCACCACCGACACCAGAAGCGTAAGACAAGGCAATCGACTTAGCCTTACCAGACACGTCCTGGTGAATTGCGATCAAGTCAGGAATACCGCCGCCTTTAACAAACTCAGAACGTACAGTATGGCCCGGTGCTTTCGGCGCGATCATAATAACGTCTAGGTCTGAACGTGGTACTACTTGGTTATAAAGAATCGCGAAACCGTGAGCAAAAGCCAAAACCGCCCCTTTTTTCAAGTTTGGCTCGATTTCTTCTTTATATAACTGAGACTGGAATTCATCCGGTGTCAGGATCATCACCAAGTCAGCGGCCGCAACAGCGGTTGGTACGTCAGCCGTTTTTAGACCGTAACCTTCTGCTTTTTTGATTGAAGAAGAACCAGGACGTAGACCAACGGTTACATCAACACCAGAATCTTGTAGGTTAGCGGCGTGCGCGTGACCTTGTGAACCGAAGCCGATAACAGCCACTTTCATGCCTTTGATGATAGACAGATCACAATCTTTATCGTAATAAACTTGCATGGTTTTTCCTTTGAATTTGAAAGAGTTAAAATTATATCTTTTAAAAAATTTGTGGGATTATAACCCAGTCTTAAACAATTTGCTTAAGACCAGGCCTGGTGGTTTATTTGCTAGATTTGCAAACACTTTTCTCCACGCATAATTCCCATCGCACCGGAACGCACAGTTTCAAGAATCAAGGCTGGATCAATCGCCGCAATATAAGCGTCCAACTTTTGCGTCTCCCCGATCATTTGTACCGTGTAGGTGGTGGCCGTCACATCGACAATCGTGCCACGGAAAATATCCGTTAAACGCACAAACTCCTCACGGAACTCACCGGTCGCTGAGAGCTTAATCAACATCAACTCACGTTCAATATGCGGACCTTCAGTTAAGTCGATCACCTTCACCACGTCAATTAAGCGATTGAGGTGTTTCACAATCTGCTCGATTTGATGTGCGGTACCAATCGTCACCAGCGTTAAACGCGAAAGTGACTCATCTTCGGTCGGTGCGACGGTCAAAGCGTGAATGTTATAACCACGCGCGGAGAATAAACCAGATACACGTGATAACGCGCCCGATTCATTTTCTATTAACATTGAAATAATATGTTTCATCGTTACACCAAAATCATTTCGTTTTGTCCCGCACCGGCCGGGATCATTGGATATACGTTT
The Thiomicrospira pelophila DSM 1534 genome window above contains:
- a CDS encoding efflux RND transporter permease subunit, whose product is MMLSDVSVKRPVLAAVMSLLLVAFGLVAFDRLSLREYPNIDPPIVSITTTYAGASAAVIESRITKIIEDRIAGVEGIQYIQSTSSDGRSKITIEFDINRDIDAAANDVRDRVSRLARELPIEADPPEVEKVDGDDDVIMWFNLTADNMTVPQLTDYANRYLVDRFSVLDGVARVRIGGGQEYAMRLWLDSDAMTSRGLTVADVEQALQQSNVELPAGMVTMKEMSFSVRVDRQLVSAEDFERLVVVQGDGMNLVRLGDIARIEKGAIENRNLFRGNELPMVGLGIIKQSTANILTVAEVAKAEVIRLNKILPDGMAIKPSYDSSVFVKSAITEVYKTLAIAIGLVMLVIFAFLRSVRVAIIPLVTVPVSLIATFWVLWMLGFSINILTLLALVLAIGLVVDDAIVVLENVQRHIEKGYSPLSAAFVGTRQVGFAVVATTLVLVAVFVPISFLEGNLGRLFSEFAITLAVAVLFSSWVALTLSPALASKLLKPGKSNPSHIDFDAEHVSQSPNIWIRLYRPALTFALRWPWLIAGIFGATLYASYFLMQNLPQEYAPKEDRGAFFVLISGPEGATHDYMKDYINEIEARLMPLVDSGEVNRLLVRSPRGFSSTQVFNTGIAILVLNDWSERRSAFEIMQGVRQKLADLPGVRAFPVMRQGIGGRVQKPVQFVIGGGSYEQLAEWRNIMLDKLQENNPGLEGIDSDYKETKPQLRVQIDYERAADLGVTTLDIGRTLQTLLGSRKVTTFVEQGEEYDIILEAERADFRTPKSLDNIYVRSNTTQELISLASLVSIEEFADSGSLNRYNRMRAITIEANLVGDYTLGEALSHLENLARTHLPNDAMIDYKGQSREFQTSGNAVLFVFLLGMVVVFLVLAAQFESFISPFIIMFTVPLAVAGGLWGLWLHGLSLNIYTQIGLVMLVGLSTKNGVLIVEFANQLRDKGQAFSEALFEAACLRLRPILMTAITTVVGAVPLVISSGAGAETRYVIGIVLLWGVSLATLFTLFVIPVVYQWLGKYSQPAGVNERKLETELGDLTRV
- a CDS encoding efflux RND transporter periplasmic adaptor subunit, with product MRLIFTSSLIGFLLATYGLVSQAKQPQSVLSAEVFEQQIIENIQALGDLKASESVEISSTVTEKVDSIHFNDGDFVKKGQLLVQLKSAEERATLDELKIATDNAKQLYDRYLPLYKRGDIAQSTLDEYKREWDLARAKETVLQARLEKLKLSAPFSGRVSIRQISEGALLTPGTLVTKLQDLTEMKLDFSVPSRFLTELKVGDKVLAKTDAYADQEFIAQIETILPTVDIRTRSIPVRAKLSNPDNRLVPGMLMNVELQQKPRSVLLVPETAIVPIAEHHYVYQLKPESDGLYKVNRIKVTLGLRQPGLVEVKRGLKLGDKIVSEGALRVRPGQVVKAMDKLPVQSKMDEDTSL
- the hemH gene encoding ferrochelatase translates to MFYHNNTHYQHGDEAATGVLITNLGTPDAPTKQALKPYLKEFLWDPRVVEPPPARWLWWLILNGIILNTRPAKSAEAYAEVWGSEGPGSPLLDITQRQLDGISEQLRPHFKGKVVFELAMRYGNPSVESALKKLEAQGVQRLIVMPLYPQYAGATTASTFDKVTEVLRGWRWLPELRFINHYHRHPGYIKALANSIREHQAEHGKPDLLVMSYHGVPKRYLDNGDPYHCECHVTSRLVAEELGLSKDEYRVTFQSLFGKEEWIKPYTDATMKALPGEGVKHVQVICPGFSADCLETIEEIDGENREYFEHAGGEKFSYIKALNSRQDHTEALSDIILQHTQGWYERDGFDAEQDAAEREKVKANARAMGCPF
- a CDS encoding YqaA family protein; the protein is MIELASYSGLFLSALIAASLLPLQSEAVLVSLLLTDHYSWALLWLVATVGNVLGSIINWWLGVYVVHFHDKSWFPVNEARLLKAQVFYHRYGRWSLLLSWMPVVGDPLTLVAGVMRESFWVFLALVSLAKGGRYLVLILSVQGVM
- a CDS encoding (2Fe-2S)-binding protein; amino-acid sequence: MLDEAIAGLPEILKRDMEENLCVCNQVPKIKVIEAIVLGADTREKVCAQTYASDGNGCCKLQIKHLLDHFNAQRKPE
- the ilvC gene encoding ketol-acid reductoisomerase is translated as MQVYYDKDCDLSIIKGMKVAVIGFGSQGHAHAANLQDSGVDVTVGLRPGSSSIKKAEGYGLKTADVPTAVAAADLVMILTPDEFQSQLYKEEIEPNLKKGAVLAFAHGFAILYNQVVPRSDLDVIMIAPKAPGHTVRSEFVKGGGIPDLIAIHQDVSGKAKSIALSYASGVGGGRTGIIETSFREECETDLFGEQAVLCGGAVELVKMGFETLVEAGYAPEMAYFECLHELKLIVDLMYEGGIANMNYSISNNAEYGEYVTGPQVINEESRMAMREALYNIQSGEYAKRFILEGMTNYPEMTAMRRINAEHPIEVVGDKLRSMMPWIQANKIVDKDKN
- the ilvN gene encoding acetolactate synthase small subunit, whose product is MKHIISMLIENESGALSRVSGLFSARGYNIHALTVAPTEDESLSRLTLVTIGTAHQIEQIVKHLNRLIDVVKVIDLTEGPHIERELMLIKLSATGEFREEFVRLTDIFRGTIVDVTATTYTVQMIGETQKLDAYIAAIDPALILETVRSGAMGIMRGEKCLQI